Genomic segment of Buteo buteo unplaced genomic scaffold, bButBut1.hap1.1 HAP1_SCAFFOLD_56, whole genome shotgun sequence:
ccaaaaaaaccccacccacaacccaaaaccaccaaaccgtttttttcactcacaaagaaaattctaccaCTTGCGAGGAAGGTGTGACTCTGAGTTATCCCTGGCAGCGcatcaaaacaatgcattccccgcacctgctgccgctgccgtttcaaaacaaaaacgcGCTTCCATATTGCTCCAAGATTAATTTGCTCCTCCAAAAGGTTGCTCATCTGAACTGCCCTGTCACTTGCTCCCTGCATCATCGTTAATCCAGGAGAGCATCCTGCCACGCAGCCTGACCTTGTCCCAAAccaatgccttcagaaagcatcggcaataagagcttctccccagacctgcagcccagaaggggctggggccggggtcaTCTCTCGCAGGCCCTTACCTTCAGCTtgtgctccttcctgttcacaATAACGGCACTGATCTGCTGGTCCATGAATATcaagatggtgcagagcagagctgggacgagCGCAGCCAACACCGTCCACCAAGGGTTGGGTCCTATGGGGTTGATGAACCACCCGCGGTCGTCTCTGGTAGGCTGCAACAAAGCCCACACATCAGCATcgtctcccagcccaggcactccactggctttccttttcccctccctccctgtgtcagagcacctcccagccctggcttcatgtccccctctcccgtgggcttcagcagtgccagtctcCTCTTTGCAAGCACCTCTAGGTACTTCTCCTGTAGGTATCTAGTTTTGGGGCCATCTTCTCGttgccaggaggaagcaaggcacttggaggtggaagaggagatggtcacaccaccagcatctcctccagactcagccctgccctgccccggcatcACCTTGTGGCACCCCCACGTGCCAAAACACCCCATTACCTTGAACGTGTGGGGGACCTGGAGCTTTGGCGATGGGATCCCAACCACAAAGTCAAGGAGCACCATGATGGCGAtggtgaggaaaacagcaaagtcgCTCACCGTGGACCGTACCTGGGGCGAGAAACCAGAGGTGAAAGGGGCATGGCAAACAGGGCCGTAACGTGAGATGCAAGAGTTGCGGACATCCACAACATTCAGGCTGGTTAACCaaatcccaccacccctctgaGCACATGCAGCCTGATCCCTTGCTTAgatactgttgctgtgtttgtcccCGTGAGATCTGGtgtcagataataaaaaaagcttaattaggcGGACAAGGGTTGGTTTaagtcaaaacctaaaaataataataataatattaaaaataagaaaagagatgtctgcCACTACAGCTACACTCACAGCTACAACGGCAACAAGGCACTGAGGCATCCTTTAGTCCTCAAAAGGAACCTCCTCATTCGAATCTACTTTCCGCTCGAGCACATAATGCGcagaaggtagggaaaaaaacccacaaccccaacccccaaaactttgggaaacctgacttcctactacctgaggagggggaaaaaaaaaaaaattaaaaaaaatcaaaccccaaaaatcTTCAATCTGGGGCAGATCGCGAGGCAGGTGGGAAATGCTACGATGATTTTGCACTCACGGAAATGAGTGCGGGACATCCAAGCTCTTGGAGAGCTTGGCCTGCAAGGCCAACGTTTCCCAGCTTGACCATGGCGGGGCTAATACTGCTTAGTgctccaggaaagccattttgggAAACGAGTGTGGAGATGGACGCTGGCCACCATCTTCTACTTACTCTGGTTGGAAAGTAGcggctggttttaaacttcttcaagaagcttgacagggcaaaggtggcgaagaagaggatgcagcaccagagGAACACATCAGGCGTGTAGGGGCCGTCGCGTCCACAGGCAGGTCCTTGAAACTCCCCACGCAAATGCCGACattcctggagaaacagagcGTCAGGACACAAAGGCAGTGCACGTGCGGCAGGGAAACCTCGCGTAGCTAGGGGGTTTTGAGGATCTTGGTCCAAGATCCACGACCCTCTAACTGCTCCTGCCAATGGAGATTTATAtgtaatgagcagcagcagctgaacaagtgaCACATCGAACTATAGAGCGGAGAAACGAGATGTGAGGGGACACCATACCACGCACCCTCggcacatcctctgcctgccattCGAGCAATCGTGGCTAAAGAAGacaccagaggggaaggaaacactggaaactcttggggagagagagagagggaagagggaaggagggctaaAGACAACCatggtaggaaaggaggagaagagacaaatcgtcccttcccaggggagggCTCGCAGAACCTGGCCAAGAGGGGATGAAGGCCACCATAAGAGCCTGCCGCCCTAGGCCcgggctctgcttccagcaacaacagcctgagaggctgctcagacatgcaaatttatgcatgtacctacagacagcactgaacgaGAAAGCAAGGCCCAGAGTTACTAGGAACCCATTAAGGAGGCCAATTACTACCTTTCAAGCATGAACTTAAGTCCTACCTACAACTTCTACAATAATCAAACCACCCACTACTTAACCTTCCTCCcagtcagaaatactgtccGGCAACAGGCTTGAGGGGGACACTTGCTACCTACCCACAACGTTGGGGACCAGGTAGACTGGGACAAGGTGGACTCTCCTCCCGAGGACCAAGCGGTTTTAACAAACCACACGCTAGATTTAAGCAAGGACTTTTCCGAGCAGCACTAGCACAGTTTGAAGCCCATCATTCCCTGAAGGGCTCTGACTTTTGCACCATGCAAATGCCCCTGGACCCCGTGGCCGCGGCGCGAGGAAGCAGTGGCTCGGGGCACTTACGGTCACCGTGAGGTTTTCCCAGGCGATGCCAGACACGTTGATCCCGTTGCTCGCCCAGAAACGCAGCGTTTCGTTGCTGGGATGGGTCGGTGCCTCACActtacagctgggaggagagaagccaaGACAGGGGTAAGGGAAAGGCGATGGAGGTGCAGCCCGCAGCTCCTGCCAAggggcagcagctttctcagggggaaaaaaacccactagtagctggtgaggaagtccagcttgctgtgcatgtgcacagggtAGGTGTCTCGCAGGtgactcagcttctccagagcctcgtagatgaagatgatgcagaTGAGGGAGGCAAAGGCTTCTTCCGTGAAGCGGGTGACGTAGCACACCAAACAGCTGGCATCGGTGGCCACCAGCACTATGCACAAGAAGGCGGTCCACAGCCCAATGCACACCCGCAGAGACAGATAGGAGAGCGTGtactccctgggaaagcaaaatgaaacaaaggctgcaaaggccagcaagaggccctgagacatgcctgccttcggggaaaacagggagcaatTCTGGAGCGTGTCAAGGCTGCggatgggaaatgcagtttccatgtACTACTACAGAGAGCCTCGgggctgtggtgcagggtgtagacccacaggaggagaggccaATTATTTAGTTACCACTGTTGAACAAGGATCTTGTGTTAACACCTTGGAGGCTGCTTGAGGTCAGGTCCCTCTTGGGCCAGGTGGTGTTCTCCCACATCACCCTGATGCCCTGACACTGAAACCAGCTGGGTTTGCACCCagtcacctgctgccagcaagctggggctTAATGATAAACCTTATGGCAATAAGGGTGGTTTATCTCCCATCAAAGccatagcaacaaaaggactgtcactaaaatctagcaactacccctaagaaacagaaaagcaaagcaaagcatcttttctccatcactgcccccttctgaaggctctcgcagcacccagctgcggcAGCCAGCCTTACTTGCAGAATTTGTAGAGGATCTTCTCAAACACGAGGACGGGTCCGGTGCTGCCGAGGATGGTGAGAGGTTGGCCGGCAAAGAGGCAATACACCACGCCGGCCATGGACGCGCCCAGCAGCGACTCCATGGCACTCTGTccggggaagagaggcagccgtgagtaaataaatcgttagggagaaacaaaaaccaaagccgATTCACTGCAGCGAGGACTTTGGCCTGACTTTTATCCTCCCCCATGCTCCCCAACAGAGAGACGTGCTCACTATCTGGCCATTGGTCgcctcccccagcagtcccCCAAAGGTGATGACAGGGGACATGCAGGCAcagtagaggaagaggaaggacgccaggcactgcaggctcaGACCATCCCGGAAGTCGCTCCAGAACCACGGGGCTTTCCGCTTCACGTCCAGGGTCAAACCTCCAaagagcctgcaggaaggaaaaagaagagagtctgTTCTCTTGGAGGAACACGgtgactttgctttgctgcagaagggcaatcAGAAGCACGGAGTCACTTTCGTGGCTAAAAAGAagcactctccttcctcccaaatcaaGGAAACCTGCGTGCAATGGtgatggctggggctgagcccagctgcccagatctcccccctgcccagcccaggggaccaaGCTGGCAATGCGGAGCCCCTTCGTTGAACCAGCTAACCCCAAAGACCTGCTAGAAGGGAGGGTGCATGCtcagatttgagaagcaaacagaaaaaaaacccaaactattaaagctcccaccttcccgtccgctgcagttcagggccactgtgtttctccagcGTGCTGTGAGAAGCACTGTCGTCAAGAgctcctggcatcttccttttttcctgttaaaatggaagtaagatAAAGCTATGGACTTGTAACCgctggcttgttttgcttctggtctggCTCTGTGACTGTGTCAGAGTGGGACCTTGTGAATTTGGGCCCCtgaacagcatccccagccgtCCTGCCCATCCCCCTCGCGCCTCCCACCTGCGAAGGGACGTTTTTCGGGGGCTCGATTCGGATCGATGGATCCCACTCTCCTGGCGGCAAGACCGTGACCTGATCCAGAAACTCGTCGATGCCAGCCACGAGGTCAGCCCCGTTCTTGGCTTTATAGGCAACGTCACGGAAAACCTGCCAAGAGAAGACAACCTGGTGAGAGGACAACCCAGCTCGGAGGTCCTAACCAGTGCAATAAGCTCTTGGCTAAACGcaaggctttttccccaaaatttcctgctggaaagggcaggaaatactcccccaaaaggaaaaatctgtgcgTCAGGGCATTTGTAATCATCTCCCCCACGAGGCCCCCGTCCCCCATGGCACACCATACCCTTCTGcttaaagagcaagagaagtttgACTGGCCCTGGCAATGCCACCACTGGGGACAGcgtgctggggaccccggcAAGAAGGATGAGGTGCAGGATGCACCCCGGGTGGGATTTCAGCCTCCAGGATGTGGGGTGATGCAAATCTGCGTGTTCGCTTCGGGGTGAGAAAGAGGGCTGGGCTATTTGGAGAGCtgcgggcagctgggacagcaaatcctcttcctcactacttcagagacagggagagctgaagaaaggcaaaaatgacccGGAGCTATCTCATCTTGTCGCACCTCATCTGTCATGATAGTGGCCATGGACCTGCCGATCTCATGgtactgatgggcttttccttctggtccaagcaaaacaaacaggaacctgggcaagaaaaacaaaatgagagagagaagaaggtgtccttgctccaagagcacccaaggaaagccctggcagctcccagcccggaGCGTGGCTCAAGACGGGACACGTAGGCTCAGCGACGCCACgatgaatttgaaattcttcaaaaccgACGGCAAATTTCATTTGGGGGCCAACTTTCATTACAATTGGCCGATGGgtttaaaagctacagcagggaatggagaaaCGAAGGCGAGGAGATGTGGGTGGGGGAAACGTGCTTGCTCCCCCTCCCACTCGCCTTGTTCCCTTGGGACACCAAACTGATGCCTGCAACTCGATCTTTGGTTGGGTGTCTTTTTTACGGAAAAAATTTGCGCTTCTCATTCGCACCTTGTTGGGATGGGAACTTCCGTCATGCCCGAGAGGAGGACAGCCGGGCTCAGGCGGACAAATGCCACGATGGGCTGGTGAAGGAAATCCAGCTCTCCTACGAGCACGTTGGATGCTTCAGCCCCGGtgggaattttcttcatgaagtgcaGCTCCGCCTGGGCACGACAAGCGATTTTCAGGCAAttaccccaaaagcaaagcccacagcgctctgcagcacactctccagccaagtttgcaagagcaaatctgGCCCTAAAGGCGTGAGAAAGCTACAAGTGTCTCACCTTGCTTAAATCcgttgctctgctctcagggttCACCCCATCTTTAGCTTCTGCAGCggtgggagaaggacaagagGTGATTGTTTGGgctggtaggaaaaagaaagacactcagAAAGATGGACGAGGAGCAACTGGGACGCTTCTCCTTTGCCCGGACAAGTCTAAtggggccacagccctgcagaaagcctcaCCTGGCTTGTAGAGGAGGTGCAGGTCTGACTGCCTCTTGCTCACATCAGCAAACGAGCAGACAGCGGGCAGAAGGTTGGTTGTCTTCTCGTTCTGATGGTGGTGCTTCCTCAAAAGGACTTCTCGAACTTGCGCCCGCACGTGCTCGTCAAACTCCGTGGACTGTTCTTGCTGGGCCAGGATCGTATCTGAGGatggcaaagggaaacaaagccatcagagcagaaaccccaacaagtcccgacccccaaagcccccagggaaggctgtgccACACAGGCTGCACCCTAATGCCGGCTCAGCCTTGCATAGCAAGgccttttaataatgttcagcctttgcagccaaaacgagaattttcttctgctaagaaacaTGGCATCCAAGTGCTTATTCATCATTCCgctaagataaatatttcccattctaaATGACACAATTTTCTTGCCCGACCTGGCCTTTCTGACTCTACACGTTCACCCAAATTATAAGCGATCTATAGCACAGACGTTCCCAGAGCTTCCCGTGCTGATCGAGTGCAATTTGCCGAGCCCAGGGAGAAACGTGCTAAGAACGGCTCCgacttctccagcccttgaaaGGGCTGAATGGAGACCTGCCGCCAGTCAAAGATAACTTCTCCAAAGCGGCTTTTGCAATTAACTTCAAGtatcttccccacagaaatacactgcttggTCATCGCCAGATAAACTCTGCCTTAAAACTCTTACATGCTGGAtcttaaggcaaaagcaaaaaaaagaatgcgaGGAAACAGCTTGTAAGAAATAGTTCCTTTAAGGAGGTTCAGCTCTTACGcagactctgtatttctaagagcAGCCTGCTAAGCCCTGACACACGctcctttttggctgcagaatatTCTCTAGTGGCTTCTCCAACCccacaaactgctttcaaaaggaccccgcattggaataaaaaaacggTGCGACTGTTGCATGCCCAGTCTACATCCAAAAAcagctcatgagaaaaacacagtggcacttctggaaaaggacGTGCCATTGGGGCAGGGTTTGATTTGGGAGTGAAGAGCACCGTGGCGAGCTGAGCTCGGCCGTTCCCGGAGGGATGCAGCGCCCATGGTACCTGCAATCTCTTCGATGCTGTTGGCACAAATGTCCAGCAGCACCGACCCGTTGCtgatgcagctcctcagctcggAGAGGCTGTGCAAGGACAGCGTGCCAACGTAGGGCTTGCTCCAGCGCTCGCCGCCATCTTCCACGTCCTCCTCAAACTTCAGCCACCTGCGGACATCGGGTGCGATCAGCcccattgcaagaaaacagccccagctctgcaaccccTTTGACAGAGCCACGGGgtggcaagaggagaaggctcctcGTGccgccacctgcagctgcaaaagcttcgcatcctggagaggagaaagcagagcccacGGGCGCTGCCGGTGCAGGGACTCCTCTCCCACcgcagccaagcagcagggatttaccTTGCCGTTTCCTTCCACTCGCCATCTCGGCCCTCTTTTACACAGATCTCATCCAGCTCGGAGAACAAGTGGTGAGAGAGGTGCTGCtcgtcctccttgctcctgagaaTGAACTGCACCCGCTGGGAcggggagcctgggggcagaaggcaaagacccaTCCCGTTACTGCGCCTGAACACAGCTCGTCACGCTCACGTGCAAAGTGGCCATCAGCACCAGTGCAGCCATAAACACTGGGctggcccctctcctctgcatctgtctgggcttgcacagagccgtggagaaggagaagcatctaGTCCACCTCTGCATGATGatgggctgctttccttccccacattgccatttttaaagccaggatccctCTAAGGAAGACGAGCCTAAACCCATTatgcatttaactgcattaaaaaaaacacaaacaaaaaaaaacaacaaaaaaaaagaaaacttgggaaaaagaggGTGTTGCTCAATACGGCCACTTTCCCTCGGAAGAACAGCAACTCACTCAAACTAGCCACGGGGACCTGCTTGCAGAAGGCCCCAGCGCCCACGTTGCCCCCAGGAGTTTAGCAAATGCCGCGGTGGGACTTACAGTGGTAGCCCTGCTCCATCGGGGCAGAGTCCTTCTCCCGTTCCCCTTCCCGATGCTTCTGGCTGTGGCGTCGGTGATGCCGGTGGCTCTGCCTAACCAGTGGCATCCGCGCGCCCACGTACAGGGTCCGGTGGCCTGCGAAAAAGCAGCGGTTTTTGCAGCACTCTCGGCATTGCGGCAATGGTTGAGGTGGCCGGTGCCTTGCTAAGCCACGGTTATATATCCCAGGAGCAACGCCAGCttccctgaatgttattttcactggacctccttttttccaagcctattttactcgagctttgcaacaacacagcaacaacaagtGTTGGCTCTGGGTCATCTAAAAGTGCCCCCAAAGTATTGGACCTCTTCTCAAATTCCAGCTTCGGCTGGACAACACTCAGACTTGCTCAttaagcagcaacacaagctaattattttcaaaatctctgtatgGCACGAGGCGACAAGAGACGATCAAATCAGTCCCATCGTAATGaactccagaacaaaaaaagaaaatcacagccccgcgtctgcagccctgaaatgattctcctgacctctccaagccaggagcagcctctgcgAGAAAAAAAGCCGTGAATTATCGAGCCCTGTGGCTACAACTCACACCGTGGCCTCCCGGGGGGCTTTTTCCCTCCGTTTAAAAAGCCGTAATAGTAAAAAACGTGACAataactgtgctgcttcattgaGAAGCGCGGCACGTTTTGCTGCACATGATGTGACACCCGACAAGGCACACAGGAGAGACTTTGTGCAATGGGAAAACgcgctgggctggtggctcctctaccaggatctcagcagagactcaccttccaactcctcctcctcatagcgaacactgacagtgttgctccttcttccccggtcaatcactgcctcctcgtcatgtctctgtttagcaacgacaagaagggaaaagttggggctgggggtggagagcTCCCTTACGTCCTCCCAGCCATCACCCACCCCTGCGTCCACGCGAGTCCACGAGCCATCACGCCTCTAcgtgccgcctcctcctccttcaggcacagccctaaAACCACGGACTTGtaggaggttttccttcccatacgCAAATAAAACAGCCCATAACATCACCTCTACTGTATACCACGAGAGTCTGGACGTCTTTaatacagcaggagagggatgagtgtttcagaccaaaaaaacccacctcctgctttgttcttgaggttcctgtctaaaaaagtgatttccaaactggaaaaaaaacaaccccaacccacaaaactgcacttttgaGCCCCGGCCGTGCTACCTGTAACTCTtccagaagtgtcattttgtaaCCCCCGTTTGGGTTCATCCTCACGTCAGTCACTGGGTTTCGGGGACAACTGAACCTCCAGGTCAGTCAGGGGGCCCGATTCCCCAGGGACTGATGGAGTAGCCCTCACGGGAGGAGCTAAGTGGCACCCAGTGTGCACCAACTCCAGAGACACAATAGGGACCATTGTGAAATCACAAGCTATGATGCGGATCCAGGCAGCTACTTAAAGCCATGCACCCCTAGAGCCTTCCCGCTTGGAAAACTtagtgcctggggagaagccagctctgcttggagcaaaaactctccagaacagagaaacttccTGCATGAGAGGTGTCAGGCTCAAaagtgtgcagaaggaaaacccttcACAGGCTCGTTCACcctcctgagaagcaaagcccactagcagcatcatgttttctctctttttctttctaacagtagAGCTGAAGCTCTAGCATCCTGAGGATAACAGGAGGCACAAATAcggtagggaaaaagaatatcttatTGGATCAATGggtagattcagaaaaaaaccctgctacacAGTAGTTTATCCTGGCTGCTAGCTAGAACcgagaagactgttttttccacctgggTCAACAGTTCCGGTGAAACATACTACCCGCCTAGGACAGCTGCATCTGAGGAACAAGAATTAGTTATCTGCAATACAAGGAATAACAATGAGTCATTTAGTGCCATGATATTcatcaggctgcacagagaaacaagagacaaatgcatttgaataaccATGTCTTGTGTTACgttttaaccacttaacattccGTGAGAAATAccccaagagctcaagaagaaagagcagcaaggcaggagacaggtgaaagcctagagcgccagctagacggaatgaaagacccttccagcaacaacagcctgagaggctgctcagacatgcaaatttatgcatgtacctacagacagcactgaatgagaaagcaaggcctggggggatcatttcccctctgctcagggctgctggggccagtctgtgtgctctgtccagactgggctccccaggacaagACTGGG
This window contains:
- the LOC142027786 gene encoding electroneutral sodium bicarbonate exchanger 1-like; this encodes MGRKTSYKSVVLGLCLKEEEAARHRTLYVGARMPLVRQSHRHHRRHSQKHREGEREKDSAPMEQGYHCSPSQRVQFILRSKEDEQHLSHHLFSELDEICVKEGRDGEWKETARWLKFEEDVEDGGERWSKPYVGTLSLHSLSELRSCISNGSVLLDICANSIEEIADTILAQQEQSTEFDEHVRAQVREVLLRKHHHQNEKTTNLLPAVCSFADVSKRQSDLHLLYKPAQTITSCPSPTAAEAKDGVNPESRATDLSKAELHFMKKIPTGAEASNVLVGELDFLHQPIVAFVRLSPAVLLSGMTEVPIPTRRVFRDVAYKAKNGADLVAGIDEFLDQVTVLPPGELFGGLTLDVKRKAPWFWSDFRDGLSLQCLASFLFLYCACMSPVITFGGLLGEATNGQISAMESLLGASMAGVVYCLFAGQPLTILGSTGPVLVFEKILYKFCKEYTLSYLSLRVCIGLWTAFLCIVLVATDASCLVCYVTRFTEEAFASLICIIFIYEALEKLSHLRDTYPELRAAPPSPFPYPCLGFSPPSCKCEAPTHPSNETLRFWASNGINVSGIAWENLTVTVRSTVSDFAVFLTIAIMVLLDFVVGIPSPKLQVPHTFKPTRDDRGWFINPIGPNPWWTVLAALVPALLCTILIFMDQQISAVIVNRKEHKLKKGCGYHLDLFVVAVMLGVCSVMGLPWFVAATVLSITHVNSLKVESDCSAPGEQPKFLGIREQRVTGLLIFGLMGCSVFFTSVLKFIPMPVLYGVFLYMGVSSLRGIQLFWMPAKHQPDFIYLRHVPLQKVHLFTVIQLTCLVLLWTIKVSRAAIIFPMMVLALVFVRKAMDFCFSKPCLETLGEDQHSIEIDPNSLDPTL